In Lepidochelys kempii isolate rLepKem1 chromosome 10, rLepKem1.hap2, whole genome shotgun sequence, a single window of DNA contains:
- the GPR146 gene encoding probable G-protein coupled receptor 146, producing the protein MWSCDAFNSTKNSENQHLCHDFHLVLFIFSLLYLIICFPVGLCYNALLVLVNLCNKATMTMPDVYFVNIGFAGLIISAMAPIYLLGPANTKWAIWNFNNEVYITLLILFNISSLVIMYSTTLLSLDYYIERALPRTYMSSVYNTKHVCGFIWGGAMLTSFSSLLFYVCNHVSTKIIECSKMQNKEAADAIMVFIGYVVPAIAVLYAFVLILRIRNEATPLDHDTGRLDPSVHRLLIATVCTQFTLWTPYYVTLLVNTFINAQGKLTDENYIRVLPFIKSVSKLLAFSSSFVMPLLYRYINKNFPHKLRRLLKRIHCGNQGCSHERTVVQQVMT; encoded by the coding sequence ATGTGGAGCTGTGACGCTTTCAACAGTACCAAGAACAGTGAGAACCAGCATCTCTGCCATGACTTCCATCTGGTTCTTTTCATCTTTTCCCTACTCTACCTCATCATCTGTTTTCCAGTTGGCCTTTGTTACAATGCCCTGCTGGTCCTGGTTAATCTCTGTAACAAAGCAACTATGACAATGCCTGATGTTTACTTTGTCAATATTGGATTTGCTGGCCTCATCATCAGTGCCATGGCACCAATATACCTTCTAGGACCTGCCAATACAAAATGGGCCATCTGGAATTTTAACAATGAAGTTTATATTACATTACTCATTTTATTCAATATTTCATCTTTAGTTATCATGTACTCTACTACATTGCTCAGCCTGGACTACTACATTGAACGTGCTTTACCAAGAACTTATATGTCAAGCGTGTACAACACAAAACATGTCTGTGGGTTCATCTGGGGAGGAGCTATGCTTACAAGTTTTTCATCTCTCTTATTCTACGTCTGCAATCATGTATCCACTAAAATAATTGAATGTTCCAAGATGCAAAACAAAGAAGCAGCAGACGCCATTATGGTTTTTATTGGGTATGTCGTACCAGCTATTGCTGTACTGTATGCATTTGTGTTAATTTTGCGAATACGTAATGAGGCTACACCACTGGACCACGACACTGGAAGATTAGATCCTTCAGTCCACAGGCTTTTGATTGCTACAGTCTGTACACAGTTTACATTATGGACACCCTACTATGTAACTCTTTTGGTAAACACATTCATTAATGCTCAAGGAAAACTTACAGATGAGAATTACATCCGAGTATTACCTTTTATCAAGAGTGTATCAAAACTGTTGGCTTTCTCAAGTAGTTTTGTAATGCCTCTACTCTACCGATATATTAACAAAAACTTTCCCCACAAATTACGACGGCTGCTTAAAAGAATACACTGTGGAAATCAAGGATGTTCTCATGAACGCACAGTAGTACAGCAAGTTATGACGTAG